One region of Alosa alosa isolate M-15738 ecotype Scorff River chromosome 1, AALO_Geno_1.1, whole genome shotgun sequence genomic DNA includes:
- the chrnb5a gene encoding neuronal acetylcholine receptor subunit beta-2 isoform X3, which produces MKAPALFSLSLLSLFLSSSWAADSEERLVDYLLGPERYNKLIRPAVNKSQQVTIGIKVSLAQLISVNEREQIMTTNVWLSQEWNDYRLMWDPDEYEGIKKLRIPSQLIWLPDIVLYNNADGVYEVSYYSNALVANTGDIFWLPPAIYKSACAIEVKDFPFDQQNCTMKFRSWTYDHTELDLVLTSDFASRDDYMPSGEWDIVSLPGRKNEDPNDITYLDVTYDFVIKRKPLFYTINLIIPCVLITSLAILVFYLPSDCGEKMTLCISVLLALTVFLLLISKIVPPTSLAVPLIGKYLMFTMVLVTFSIVTSVCVLNVHHRSPSTHRMPDWVKRIFLHRLPVFLFMRRPGSSNVREKFRRRHQRKSFSAASSEGRSRQTEVDTLYLGDEPGGLAGGRWCLGELPEGSEVRQRVRVKRDVAVDEAIEGVRFIAEHMKMEDDDEGIIEDWKYVAMVIDRLFLWIFILVCVTGTLGLFVQPLFQSYNTPIAEDE; this is translated from the exons ATGAAAGCGCCAGCActgttctcgctgtctctcctctctctcttcctgtcaa GCTCCTGGGCGGCGGACTCCGAGGAGAGGCTGGTGGACTACCTGCTGGGCCCAGAGCGCTACAACAAGCTCATCCGGCCAGCCGTCAACAAGAGCCAGCAGGTCACCATCGGTATTAAGGTGTCCTTGGCCCAGCTCATCAGTGTG AATGAGAGGGAACAGATTATGACCACTAATGTTTGGCTCTCAcag GAATGGAATGACTACAGACTTATGTGGGATCCGGATGAGTATGAGGGAATTAAAAAACTACGAATCCCATCTCAGCTCATCTGGCTTCCTGATATTGTTCTCTACAACAA TGCGGATGGTGTGTACGAGGTGTCCTACTACAGCAACGCTTTGGTTGCCAACACAGGCGACATCTTCTGGCTCCCCCCTGCCATTTACAAGAGTGCCTGTGCCATCGAGGTGAAGGACTTCCCCTTTGACCAGCAGAACTGCACCATGAAGTTTCGCTCGTGGACTTACGACCACACCGAGCTGGACCTGGTGCTCACCTCTGACTTTGCCAGCCGCGACGACTACATGCCCAGCGGGGAGTGGGACATCGTCTCGCTGCCCGGCCGCAAGAACGAGGACCCCAACGACATCACCTACCTGGACGTCACCTACGACTTTGTCATCAAGCGCAAGCCGCTCTTCTACACCATCAACCTGATCATCCCCTGCGTCCTCATCACGTCCCTGGCCATCCTGGTGTTCTACCTGCCGTCGGACTGTGGCGAGAAGATGACCCTGTGCATCTCCGTGCTGCTGGCCCTCACTGTGTTCCTCCTCCTGATCTCCAAGATCGTGCCGCCCACCTCGCTGGCCGTGCCGCTCATCGGCAAGTACCTGATGTTCACCATGGTGCTGGTCACCTTCTCCATCGTGACCAGCGTGTGCGTGCTCAACGTGCACCACCGCTCGCCCAGCACGCACCGCATGCCCGACTGGGTCAAGCGCATCTTCCTGCACCGGCTGCCCGTCTTCCTGTTCATGCGCCGGCCCGGCAGCTCCAACGTGCGCGAGAAGTTCCGCCGGCGGCACCAGAGGAAGTCCTTCTCAGCTGCGTCGTCAGAGGGCCGCTCGCGGCAGACCGAGGTGGACACTCTGTACCTGGGCGATGAACCGGGAGGACTGGCAGGGGGCAGGTGGTGCCTAGGTGAGCTCCCTGAGGGCTCAGAGGTCAGACAGAGGGTCAGGGTGAAGCGAGATGTTGCCGTGGACGAGGCCATTGAAGGCGTGAGGTTCATTGCTGAACATATGAAgatggaagatgatgatgaaggg aTCATAGAAGACTGGAAGTACGTAGCCATGGTGATTGACCGTCTCTTCCTCTGGATCTTCATCCTCGTATGTGTGACTGGAACCCTCGGCCTCTTCGTCCAGCCACTGTTCCAGAGCTATAACACCCCAATAGCAGAGGATGAGTGA
- the chrnb5a gene encoding neuronal acetylcholine receptor subunit beta-2 isoform X1: MKAPALFSLSLLSLFLSSSWAADSEERLVDYLLGPERYNKLIRPAVNKSQQVTIGIKVSLAQLISVNEREQIMTTNVWLSQEWNDYRLMWDPDEYEGIKKLRIPSQLIWLPDIVLYNNADGVYEVSYYSNALVANTGDIFWLPPAIYKSACAIEVKDFPFDQQNCTMKFRSWTYDHTELDLVLTSDFASRDDYMPSGEWDIVSLPGRKNEDPNDITYLDVTYDFVIKRKPLFYTINLIIPCVLITSLAILVFYLPSDCGEKMTLCISVLLALTVFLLLISKIVPPTSLAVPLIGKYLMFTMVLVTFSIVTSVCVLNVHHRSPSTHRMPDWVKRIFLHRLPVFLFMRRPGSSNVREKFRRRHQRKSFSAASSEGRSRQTEVDTLYLGDEPGGLAGGRWCLGELPEGSEVRQRVRVKRDVAVDEAIEGVRFIAEHMKMEDDDEGIIEDWKYVAMVIDRLFLWIFILVCVTGTLGLFVQPLFQSYNTPIAEDEYSGDF, translated from the exons ATGAAAGCGCCAGCActgttctcgctgtctctcctctctctcttcctgtcaa GCTCCTGGGCGGCGGACTCCGAGGAGAGGCTGGTGGACTACCTGCTGGGCCCAGAGCGCTACAACAAGCTCATCCGGCCAGCCGTCAACAAGAGCCAGCAGGTCACCATCGGTATTAAGGTGTCCTTGGCCCAGCTCATCAGTGTG AATGAGAGGGAACAGATTATGACCACTAATGTTTGGCTCTCAcag GAATGGAATGACTACAGACTTATGTGGGATCCGGATGAGTATGAGGGAATTAAAAAACTACGAATCCCATCTCAGCTCATCTGGCTTCCTGATATTGTTCTCTACAACAA TGCGGATGGTGTGTACGAGGTGTCCTACTACAGCAACGCTTTGGTTGCCAACACAGGCGACATCTTCTGGCTCCCCCCTGCCATTTACAAGAGTGCCTGTGCCATCGAGGTGAAGGACTTCCCCTTTGACCAGCAGAACTGCACCATGAAGTTTCGCTCGTGGACTTACGACCACACCGAGCTGGACCTGGTGCTCACCTCTGACTTTGCCAGCCGCGACGACTACATGCCCAGCGGGGAGTGGGACATCGTCTCGCTGCCCGGCCGCAAGAACGAGGACCCCAACGACATCACCTACCTGGACGTCACCTACGACTTTGTCATCAAGCGCAAGCCGCTCTTCTACACCATCAACCTGATCATCCCCTGCGTCCTCATCACGTCCCTGGCCATCCTGGTGTTCTACCTGCCGTCGGACTGTGGCGAGAAGATGACCCTGTGCATCTCCGTGCTGCTGGCCCTCACTGTGTTCCTCCTCCTGATCTCCAAGATCGTGCCGCCCACCTCGCTGGCCGTGCCGCTCATCGGCAAGTACCTGATGTTCACCATGGTGCTGGTCACCTTCTCCATCGTGACCAGCGTGTGCGTGCTCAACGTGCACCACCGCTCGCCCAGCACGCACCGCATGCCCGACTGGGTCAAGCGCATCTTCCTGCACCGGCTGCCCGTCTTCCTGTTCATGCGCCGGCCCGGCAGCTCCAACGTGCGCGAGAAGTTCCGCCGGCGGCACCAGAGGAAGTCCTTCTCAGCTGCGTCGTCAGAGGGCCGCTCGCGGCAGACCGAGGTGGACACTCTGTACCTGGGCGATGAACCGGGAGGACTGGCAGGGGGCAGGTGGTGCCTAGGTGAGCTCCCTGAGGGCTCAGAGGTCAGACAGAGGGTCAGGGTGAAGCGAGATGTTGCCGTGGACGAGGCCATTGAAGGCGTGAGGTTCATTGCTGAACATATGAAgatggaagatgatgatgaaggg aTCATAGAAGACTGGAAGTACGTAGCCATGGTGATTGACCGTCTCTTCCTCTGGATCTTCATCCTCGTATGTGTGACTGGAACCCTCGGCCTCTTCGTCCAGCCACTGTTCCAGAGCTATAACACCCCAATAGCAGAGGATGA GTATTCAGGAGATTTCTGA
- the chrnb5a gene encoding neuronal acetylcholine receptor subunit beta-2 isoform X2: MVVVIHFADDDPRGSWAADSEERLVDYLLGPERYNKLIRPAVNKSQQVTIGIKVSLAQLISVNEREQIMTTNVWLSQEWNDYRLMWDPDEYEGIKKLRIPSQLIWLPDIVLYNNADGVYEVSYYSNALVANTGDIFWLPPAIYKSACAIEVKDFPFDQQNCTMKFRSWTYDHTELDLVLTSDFASRDDYMPSGEWDIVSLPGRKNEDPNDITYLDVTYDFVIKRKPLFYTINLIIPCVLITSLAILVFYLPSDCGEKMTLCISVLLALTVFLLLISKIVPPTSLAVPLIGKYLMFTMVLVTFSIVTSVCVLNVHHRSPSTHRMPDWVKRIFLHRLPVFLFMRRPGSSNVREKFRRRHQRKSFSAASSEGRSRQTEVDTLYLGDEPGGLAGGRWCLGELPEGSEVRQRVRVKRDVAVDEAIEGVRFIAEHMKMEDDDEGIIEDWKYVAMVIDRLFLWIFILVCVTGTLGLFVQPLFQSYNTPIAEDEYSGDF; this comes from the exons GCTCCTGGGCGGCGGACTCCGAGGAGAGGCTGGTGGACTACCTGCTGGGCCCAGAGCGCTACAACAAGCTCATCCGGCCAGCCGTCAACAAGAGCCAGCAGGTCACCATCGGTATTAAGGTGTCCTTGGCCCAGCTCATCAGTGTG AATGAGAGGGAACAGATTATGACCACTAATGTTTGGCTCTCAcag GAATGGAATGACTACAGACTTATGTGGGATCCGGATGAGTATGAGGGAATTAAAAAACTACGAATCCCATCTCAGCTCATCTGGCTTCCTGATATTGTTCTCTACAACAA TGCGGATGGTGTGTACGAGGTGTCCTACTACAGCAACGCTTTGGTTGCCAACACAGGCGACATCTTCTGGCTCCCCCCTGCCATTTACAAGAGTGCCTGTGCCATCGAGGTGAAGGACTTCCCCTTTGACCAGCAGAACTGCACCATGAAGTTTCGCTCGTGGACTTACGACCACACCGAGCTGGACCTGGTGCTCACCTCTGACTTTGCCAGCCGCGACGACTACATGCCCAGCGGGGAGTGGGACATCGTCTCGCTGCCCGGCCGCAAGAACGAGGACCCCAACGACATCACCTACCTGGACGTCACCTACGACTTTGTCATCAAGCGCAAGCCGCTCTTCTACACCATCAACCTGATCATCCCCTGCGTCCTCATCACGTCCCTGGCCATCCTGGTGTTCTACCTGCCGTCGGACTGTGGCGAGAAGATGACCCTGTGCATCTCCGTGCTGCTGGCCCTCACTGTGTTCCTCCTCCTGATCTCCAAGATCGTGCCGCCCACCTCGCTGGCCGTGCCGCTCATCGGCAAGTACCTGATGTTCACCATGGTGCTGGTCACCTTCTCCATCGTGACCAGCGTGTGCGTGCTCAACGTGCACCACCGCTCGCCCAGCACGCACCGCATGCCCGACTGGGTCAAGCGCATCTTCCTGCACCGGCTGCCCGTCTTCCTGTTCATGCGCCGGCCCGGCAGCTCCAACGTGCGCGAGAAGTTCCGCCGGCGGCACCAGAGGAAGTCCTTCTCAGCTGCGTCGTCAGAGGGCCGCTCGCGGCAGACCGAGGTGGACACTCTGTACCTGGGCGATGAACCGGGAGGACTGGCAGGGGGCAGGTGGTGCCTAGGTGAGCTCCCTGAGGGCTCAGAGGTCAGACAGAGGGTCAGGGTGAAGCGAGATGTTGCCGTGGACGAGGCCATTGAAGGCGTGAGGTTCATTGCTGAACATATGAAgatggaagatgatgatgaaggg aTCATAGAAGACTGGAAGTACGTAGCCATGGTGATTGACCGTCTCTTCCTCTGGATCTTCATCCTCGTATGTGTGACTGGAACCCTCGGCCTCTTCGTCCAGCCACTGTTCCAGAGCTATAACACCCCAATAGCAGAGGATGA GTATTCAGGAGATTTCTGA